The following DNA comes from Alnus glutinosa chromosome 6, dhAlnGlut1.1, whole genome shotgun sequence.
ATTCAGAAGGAAAGGCATTCATAGGAATCAGCCACCTCCCATACTGGACCCTTGACCTCTGATGTTTTCCAAATCAAGCCCACTTGCCTTACTTATGACAATTCTATAAAGATGAGCTACACACACTATTCACCCTTTCTCTAATAGCCCTCCTACTTATCCTGAGATTACCTTATTGACTTAAGTATTGGAGTGCTTACTGCCGGCATTCTCCGACTAGTTACCCATGTTTTGCTTTTACTCGTCTTTGCAGGTATACTTGGCCGGATTACCAGAGTGCAGTCATCTGTATCAACAATGTTTTTACATGAATTCTTGTTTGCCATTTAACTCTATCAAGAATCACGTCCTCCATTATATTTTGCTCAAAGTTCTACCCTATTCGTTTCAATCCTCTGATCTCATAGATTAGCGCATTCAAAtcctaaaagaaaaaggaggaaaaaaacaCATATGAATGGGGGAAAAgcataataaaattaaaagtgatGATTATCCCTTGTGTCATAgctatttttgtaattttttgtttttaaaaaatttttctaattaaataggaaaaataattcTATGAGAAGATCCTTACCACTCCTAAttcaaaaggaaaagagagtaGGAGAACTAAAACCGAAAAAAGGGTAAGTTTCCCAACAACATACTCAAATCGAAAGAAAACAAtgcaaaaatacaaacaaatgtTAAGAAATTGATCAAACAAGTGACCCAATCATCTCACGGGGTTGCACGAAGCAGTTACAGAAACAAAAAGGGCACAAATATCTGCACCCCCACTTAAAAATAACTATTAGAAAGAGGCTGAAGCGGTAAATGCACTATCTAAGTCCGAAGTAGGGATTGAAGAAGAGAGAGGGACCAACACAAAGATTGGATAAGAGGTCTCCACAACTGGATAAGACCAAGAAAATACAAGGAGAcataaacccaaaacaaaaaaaacaacagaaaatacattaaaaaaaataatacagaaatacaacaaaacaacaaactTGAAGTCGAGAATCTAATATTTAGTAAGAAATAGCGAATGGCATCGAAAGAAAACTCAATCCTTTAAGCAACAAACGGTGAGTTGAACATCCTACCCACTAACAATTCCTTGAAAAAGAGATGCTCTGCCGGAGGGGCATTTTACCTTGAGCTCTGTCGACTGAAGATGATGCACATCCATAGTAAGGAAATCATTCTAAATTAATCACAAAACCTCGGTGCATGTATACCATCACCATTCACCACCACCTATATTCGCAGCCGGACAAAATATTCACAACACCATGCTGCAAGCTAAACAAAGCTAGCTCCGCGCACTGTCCTAAGACCAATTAATTGATAACCAAGccacatttctttttttttctttctttttttttgataagtgataaCCAAGCCACATTTCTGTGACGACACAACTATAAATTCTTGACATGTTGGGACAGAAGCACAAATATGTCAAGTTCCAAGTATTTATCAGTAATAAGTGATCTTCCAAACTAGATACAAAACTCAGCAAGGGTAACTAAGTCTTGCTTGTCCATGACTTGGAGcccccttttccttttcctatcgccctccaaaaaaagaagaaaaagaagaaaaagaagaaaagtcgTTAGTTATTCACAAGCTACATTACCTAAGTTGACAAATGGAATGACACCTTCTACAATGGACTTCATCCCCAGCCAAATAGCATTAACTCGTTGCATGACATCAGTTCAAGAAGCTTGTGCATAATCCAAAACTCCATCCACTCCCAGTGCTCAAGTCATTAAGAAATTGCAAGGAAGATGTGTTATTCAGAACGTCTAACTTGAAGATCACACTCTTTGCCTGTTAGAATTGGTGCGAATAGCATGAGGCCCTTCCTGGTAACTGTCAggttcatcttcttcatcagaGGATAGGAGGGATGACCCCATCCATACCTTGAACCCTTCATTAACACGCCTTTCCACCTCTGGTGTGACTTCCAAGGGATTCGCTTCCAACATTTCCAGCCCAAGGTTTCGACCACTAAAGTCTCCCTCATCAAGAATCACAGCTGCTTTCCTTCTTAGTAAGAATGCAGTTCCCCCATATAGAATAACCAGCCCCCACGATGCGATCTCATAGCACCAAAACAGGGGTACAGAGCAGCTGTTCCCTAATGTGAGGAGGGTTGATCCAAGAAATAATGCAAGAAGACCAAAGATGATGGCAAAGACGATATTCAACACAGACAGACAACGAACCCCACCTGTAGATTACAACAAAGAAGCTTCAAATCCTCCACTTATTTGAGGTGTTCATGCAATATCCAAGTCTTTTAGCCTATCAGATATGAACAAGATATGATGAAAACTGAGTAAATTGTACAAGAAACATGTCCGTGGTTATGATTATAttaatttccttttcattttcttgcacaaaaagtaatagaaaaaaaatgcaaacaaaGAGGAAGGATGTCTCTGGCTTTAACTTTTGAAAATCCAGTTGCAGATGATTTTCTGTAATCAACATgtaattcaatccaagtagactgtttgatttttattactagaagaaaaattatataagaCAAAACAGAATCCTAATGATATACTAGCAAGGCTTAATCAAAAATTGTAACAAAATACCTCATATTCCTATTCCAAATGCAAGAAGATACAAAATATAAACTCTGTAGTTCCAAGCCAAAAATTTGTGGATTATTCATCTAAATCTGCCTCAAATCAACCAGACAAATGTGTCTGGACTACCTAGAAGCTGAAAGACCCTACTATTTTCTGTTCTTCACACTCATGTTGGCAACCAAACAAAGCATAACAGAGCCACTTCAGGGAGAAATACTTCACAGACCAACATTTGGTGGGCTAAATTGTTTATATATTCAGCTTTTAAACCATAATCAGGATTAGAGATGAGAACAATCTAGCAAGGATTTTAAGAAGAGTTCATTGCAACATCCCAATAACAAGTGCAGCTATTCCTAAAATACAATAGAAAGGATCACTCCcactatatttgaaaaaaacaaatttgtttgACATCTTCaataattgacaaaaaaaaaaggagagaacaCACCTCTTTTTGAAGCACAGTAATTATTTTCGACTACCTTCAAGCACTCATGCCTTTTTGGAGCAGCAAAAGCAACAATGATTCCTACAGCAAAATCAGAACTATGAGAAAACATAAAATCATTAAATGTACAGAAAGCAGTAGATTACATGGCTATAATACAAATAAACCATTTGGAACCTATGCGAAAAAGTATCCAATGAAACAACATTCCTAGGAATTGATCCCAGAGCAACCAAATTAACATTGATGCGGAACACGATTTTTATATTGGATGGGGTACAACTGAAGGATCAGAACTAATACGCAATAAAATACTGCAAGTTTCTGTTACGGTCCTGCGTAATGGGGGATGAACGGTGGATAATTGGGGATGGAGGGTGCgtgggatagtagggtattcgaggtaccctgggCCTCCTAAGGTTAGGGTTATTCgggaaaccctaaaaaactcctaATCAATTACGAGAGctgaattataatttttcttctttttttatttcattcttcaataccctatttatagggttacaaagcttGAACTAcggaaacaataattaaataaatattacataaatattactaaCCCTAAAGGAATAAATAATTCCTTTATTTCTTCGTAATAAAAACCTAATATAATGGGATATAAATCCCT
Coding sequences within:
- the LOC133870823 gene encoding uncharacterized protein LOC133870823, with translation MEVIGDALRQAFMPKHEYETLRDEDKAWGKLQRPLVTASMAVIWLLVIICTTISLNIVFPSDSGKRPFCSDERLQPLSMNAKGGVGGDSDLFPGAYYLTDQETVDYYLTVVFFPSMLIFLLSALYLVTGIIVAFAAPKRHECLKVVENNYCASKRGGVRCLSVLNIVFAIIFGLLALFLGSTLLTLGNSCSVPLFWCYEIASWGLVILYGGTAFLLRRKAAVILDEGDFSGRNLGLEMLEANPLEVTPEVERRVNEGFKVWMGSSLLSSDEEDEPDSYQEGPHAIRTNSNRQRV